One Cyanobacterium sp. T60_A2020_053 genomic window, TCATGGACTCCACGCCTCTAAAAGGTTTTCAGGGCGCTATGAAACCATTTTATGGTTTAGTAAAACTGATAATTATTATTATAACTTGGATGCAGTTAGAGTTCCAGCAAAATATCCGGGTAAAAGACATTATAAAGGAGAAAAAAAGGGACAAATTTCAGGTAATCCACAAGGAAAAAACCCCTCTGATTATTGGGAAATAGTTTTGCAAGATTGGGAAAAAGAAATATGGGAAATTCCCAATGTAAAATCAAATCATCCCGAAAAAACTATTCATCCTTGTCAATATCCTATAGAATTAGTAGAACGCTGTGTTTTAGCTTTAACAAAGGAAAATGACCGTGTTTTTGATCCTTTTGCTGGAGTAGGCTCGTCAATTATTGCTAGTATTAAACATAAAAGAAAAGCCATAGGATGTGAACAAAAATTAGAATATATTAATGTGACAATAGATAGAATTAATAAGTATTACAATAATGATTTAAAAATTAGACCATTAGGCAAAATTATCCATAAACCAACAGGGAAAGAAAAAGTGAGTCAAATTCCCCCTGAATGGCAAGAAGAAAAGTCTATTTATCAACAATTAAATTTATTAAATCAACAGGAAAAAAATTAATGATTATTGGTGGATTGTATTCATTTAACAACGGTGAAAATTTTATTAATCAACATTTTCAGGATGAATTTAAAGAAGTTCAAGACGTGATAAAAAATATTAATGCACTCGAACATAAAACGAAAACCAGTAAAGAACAAACTATGGTTGGTAATATGTTATACAGTCCATCTTCTCTAAATAAATCATTCAAAAAAAAATTTAGTCAAAGAAATTGGCAATCAAAAAAAATTTCTTGTAATTATTCACAAAATTATTATACTTCTCATTATAAGCCTTCTAATCTTTCCACGAAAAGTAAATCAAGTCCTTTGGACTTATTTTTAGCAATTTCATGCTGTGGAATTTAGGTTATATTAGTGCAGTTTTTTAATTTTTACTAACCGTAATAAATTTGCATTCTGTAAAGGGTTTAATTTCCCTCATTTTTGCTTTTTCTGGGTCAAAATCTATGGGAAATTTAGTAAATAAATCATAACAAGCATTGGTTAAATTTGTTTTAGTTAAATCTGTTTCTTTAAGAATAGCTCCAGCTAAATTAGCATTAATCAATGTAGCTTCACTTAAATTGGCTTCCTGAAAGTTACTTTTTTTAAAATTAGTTTTATTAAGATTAGCCTTAGTTAAATCAGCCTGAAAAAAATTACTATAAGATAAGTCTAAATTATCTAATTTAGCTTCTTGTAAATTAGCATTTTTGAGTAAATTATTAGATACTTGAGACTGATTAAAACTGATTAAATGAGTATCTTTCAAAAAAATGATCATATAGCGTTTTCTTTCTCCATTTAACTCAGCTAATGTTGCTTGGGTATCAGCTCTTAATAGGTTAAAGTCCTGCTGTAATTGCCATGAGGAATAATTTAAAGTTAATTGGGTAATTTGATTAAGATAATTACTGAGAATATTATGACGATAACTTTCTAATTCCAGGTTATATTGAGCATTATTATCTTGAATTTGTAGTGGTCTATACAAAAATTGCTCACTAAAAATGTTGGAAATGGTCAGCGCCCCTAAAATTAGGGTAGTAGTAGAAGTAATTAAAGCGCCCACAATCGGTCCAATGGCGATTTCTGGAATATGCACTGAACCTGTTACTGCCAAGGCAATGGCACTTAAAAATGATGATAAGGTGCGCTGAAATTTGCTAAAAATGCGGGGTAGTAATGGCTTTTTTTTCTTTTCTTCCATCAGTAAATAAATGTGAAAATTTCACTTTAATTAGGGCTGAATAATTCAGAAATATTGATTCATCAAGGTTAAGACGGGCTACAGTCGTCAAAAAATATACAAAATTACGCTTTTTTTATAAAAATGTAGTTTAAATACGAGATTACATATAATACACTAAGATAGCAAAACTTCATCATTATCAATTGTCCATTTGTCCTTATGAATGCACTTTTCAGTGCCATCTAATTATACCGAAAGTTCCAGATAAAAACTTTTAACAAGAGCTTTAAACCCCTTACCTTGTAATTAAAATCCCTTATATTTTCAAGCAATCAGTTCAAATCAAACTGAGTTTATATTGAGTAAGTAAGTTAATATATATGAACGAAATCATAACATTAGGTAATTACCTTCATTAACGATGGAAGAATCTTTTACCCTTACCCTACAAATCATTATCACTGTTTGCGCAGGAATTAGCTCTCAGGTATTCGGGGAATATTTCAAAATACCTAGTATTGTCTTTTTACTCATTTTCGGAGTAATTTTAGGGCGAGATATGCTAGGTATTCTGCAACCTGAGTTGTTGGGGGTAGGGTTAGAGGTTTTAGTTGCCCTAGCGGTGGCGATTATTCTTTTTGAAGGGGGATTAAACCTAGAATTGCGTCAGTTAGATAAGGTATCGGGCAGTTTACGCAATCTCGTCACTATCGGTACTTTAATTACTTTTCTTTGTGGGGGGGTAGCGGCGCACTTCCTCGCTGAATTTCCGTGGGAAATTGCCTTTTTATACGCTTCTTTGGTGGTTGTAACTGGTCCAACCGTAGTAGCGCCCCTCCTCAAACAGGTAGCGGTGGATAAGAGAGTTGCCACAATTTTGGAAGGGGAAGGGGTTTTAATTGATCCGGTGGGCGCCATTCTCGCTGTGGTGGTATTAGATACCATTATTAATAGTTCTGCTGATCCTCTCGATATTATCACGAGGTTAGTATTTCGCTTGGGCATAGGGGCGCTAATCGGGGGGCTAAGTGGCTATTTTTTAGGATATTTTCAAAAAAATGCTAATTTTGTTCCTGAAGAATTAAAAAATTTAGTGGTTTTAGCCGGAGTATGGGGTACATTTGGACTCTCTCAAATGATTTTAAGTGAGTCGGGATTAATGGCAACGGTAATCGCTGGTATTGTGGTGCGCGCTTCTGGTATCCCCGAAGAAAGGTTATTACTACGTTTTAAAGGACAACTGACGGTTTTATGTGTTTCAGTTTTATTTATACTCCTCGCCGCCGATTTATCTATAGATAGTATTTTTGCACTAGGTGGAGGCAGTGTTTTAACCGTATTGGCATTAATGTTCATCGTGCGCCCTTTAAGCGTGATCATTTGTACTTGGAATAGTGGTTTAAATAGCCGTCAAAAGTTATTTATAGCTTGGATTGCTCCTAGGGGTATCGTTTCAGCTTCTGTTGCCTCTTTATTCTCTATTCTATTAACCCAAAACGGTATCAATGGTGGTCAATCTATTAAGGGTTTAGTCTTTCTCACCATTATGATGACGGTGTTTGCTCAGGGTTTAACTGCTGGTCGAGTAGCAAAATGGTTACGAATAACATCGGCTCAGGCGACGGGCGCTGTTATTATCGGTTGTAATCCCATCGGGCGCTTATTGGGGCGTATTTATCAAAGTCAAGGAGAATCAGTTGTTTTGATTGATACAGATACAGAGGCTTGTAACCGTGCCAAACAAGATAATTTACCTGTGTTTGAAAGTAGTGGTTTAGACCCGGATGTCATGGAAAAAGCAGGAATTACCTCCGTAGGCACTTTAGTCGCCTTAACAAATAATGGCGATGTTAATTTGATGATTGCCCAGCGCGCCATCGAAGAATTTTCTCCCCCCAAAGTATTAGCAGTTTTTCCTAATGAGAAAAAAGAAAATAATATTAAAGCTAATAAGCAAAAAATAGCCCAACCTTTTATTAACGATATACAAATCAAAACTTGGAATCAATACATTAACGATGGGTTATTTCGTCTCGGTAAAACTGTGATTAGGGGTGAGGGAGAAGCCATTGATTTTCAACAAATTCACCTCCAAGCCTTAATTACCGGAGGGGAATTATTACCATTACTGGTAAAAAGAAAAGACAAGTTAGAGATAGTCCAATCCACCGAAGAATGGAAGTTAGGAGATGAAATTATCTATTTACTACACGACCCTCGACCACAACTATTGAAAAGGCTATCGGGAGTTTCTGCCTCTCCTCGTCTCACTTTAGAAAAGTTACCCAAAGTGGAAGAAATACCTCTTTCGGTTAATGTTAAATAAGTTCTCGTACAAAATTAATTGTATATAAGCAAGGGGTTTAAACCCCTTGTTGTTATAGCTTTGAGAAAAATAAAAGTCACAATTAATTTTGCTTACTTACTTATATCAAGTCCATTTGATAACTTATAAATTAGTAAGATCAACATCTCAGTTCAATTTATTGAACGCAATACCATTGGTTCCGTGTAATGAATTACACGGTGGGTAAAGTGCGAAGATATTATCTTGTATAACAGATTATCCGAACTTGATATTAGACATCGACCGAATTTATTTTCTTTTGCCTCGTAGGAGTTGAATATTATTCAACCCGTATAGGGCTTTAGCCGTTAAAATAACTATATTAATAAAACCTGAGTTCGAGATAAAATTTTCGGTGCTGTAAAGGTGTCGGGTATCAGGTGTTAGGTATTAGGTGAAAAAATTGACAAAAAATATATCTTAATTGATTTTTTCAGTTCAATTTTGTGATCGAATTAGATCATCGTCTGAAAATTACACCTGAAACCTGCAACCTGCAACCTGAAACCTACCCTTATCAGGCATTCTTGCATCGAACTGAGGTAATAAACCACATTTTTTGTTTCTCGCCTCGATGCGCAAAGGCGCAAAGAGAATCTTTACTCATCACTATCTGAGTCAGTTTCATTAATTTGAAAATAGGATAACTTTGATAAAAATTTAACAGCTACCACTCCAGCAATGGTAGAACAGGAAGTAGCGAGAATGGTAGGGATAAAAATATCACTAGCCTCAGCGCCCATCAACGCCACCACAGTAGCTGGTAAAATCAACTGCACACTGGAGGTATTAATCGCCAAAAAAGTTGCCATGGCATTAGTAGCTGTGTCGGGATTAGGATTAAGTTTCTGTAACTCCTGCATCGCTTTCAAACCCAACGGCGTGGCCGCATTACCCAACCCCAGTACATTCGCCGACATATTCAGTACCATAGCACTAACCGCCGGGTGATCGGGAGGAATTTCAGGAAATAGCCAAATAGTAATCGGTCGTACTACTTTAGCAACTATATCAATTAAACCAGCCACTTCAGCAATTTTCATAATGCCGAGCCATAATGCCATGATGCCAATTAAACCGATGGCCAACTCTACCCCTAACTCAGCACTACTGATGGCGGCTTCTGTGACAGCATCTATTTTACCCGTCAGCGCCCCTACCACTACCGAAACCGCTATCATGGCAAACCAAACGTAATTTAACATAATTTTTTAGATAAGTAGAAAGGAAGATAATTGGGCAGTGCTGAAAAAGTGAAGTCGTGAAAGCAAATGGATAATTGACAATGGACAATGGATAATCAATTATGGCTCTTCTGCAATAGTTATGAAAAATTAATAATAAATAACGAACAAAACCTTTGATATATAATAGTTTTAGTATTTTTAAAATGCAATTGTTATAACTTTATGGTTTGCATTTTACCTAATACCTGACACCTTTTTTTAGACATAATTTATCATACTCAAAGTAGAAGAGCCTCAATTATTTAATTTTGCTCTTGTAAAACGGTGGAAATTAATACGAGGTCAATCATTCCATTATCATGATCAACGATTTTTGCTTCAATATCAGGACCAAAAAACTTAGTAATTTTGTCTAATTTTTCTTGCCAAATATCAAAACGAGTTAAAGGTGATTCAAACTGTAAAATTAAAGTATAATGACCATCTAACTCTACTTCCTGAATCGTAGTTAAAATGGGGCGCAGTTCATCCGTAGTGCTGAAACCTAGCTTTTGTAAAGCATAATCCAGATGCACTTCTTGCCCATAACGATAGCGCGTGACATCCTTTCTCAGTTGATTTTGAGTATAGGTAGCTTGACTTTCTCTTAGTTTAAGGACTTCTGGGGTGGTAGGTTGAGCGAAGGGAATCGGTTTTAATTCCGATGCTTTGAGGGCTAATCCCCCTAATAGTAAGGGAATACCATAAAAAAAACCAGCTAAATTGAGAGTAGAATTACCAACAAAATAAGCATAAAAACCAACTGAAGTTAAAATTGGTCCAACGATTAAACCGACGAGAGCGAGGGGTATTTTTCTAAGCATAAAATTGAATTGAAAATAGATAAAAATAATTTTAAAAGTCTGGGATTTGCAAAGTCAGTATCAAAATGGTTTACCCTCACCCCCAACCCCTCTCCCACAGGAGAGGGGAGTAATATTTTCTAATAAAAGGGGGAATTGAAGAGGGTTTTTCCACAAATAGACATCTCCAATAATTATTTTAGGAATCAATTTGAATGTTATTTTCATAAATTACTAATGTTTTCTAAATGATCCCTGTCGATAAACTAGAATTTCTGGAGAGGTCTAATGATTTAGGATTGCTATATGGTTATCGGGCTAGAAGCCCGAAATACCCTAGAAAAATGCTAATTTTGGGGAGGTCTAATCGATTATGTAGTTTCTTCCTCAATAACGGTAGTATTTTTGCTGGGATTATACTTTAGTAAAATACCTCTTTGACCTAAAACAAACCCTTGATCTTCACCGGAAAAAACAACTTTATATAAGTTAGAAGCAACGGTTTCAATATCACGATCTTTTAACCATGTTAAACCGTTATCTTCACTGACTAATAAATTACCGCTACCACCTGCTAACCATAATTGATTACCAGCGCCCTTCGCCATATCCAAAAAGCCCCAACTGGTAGAAAATTCAGGGTTAATGGGTTCTTGCCAATTTTCAAAATCATTAGATTTACTGAGTTGAATTTGTCCACCTCTGGCAATTAACCAAAGTCTGTCATCATCCAAAAAGCCCATATTTTGTAAACGACGAGATGAATTACGTTGATGGGGAGTCCATTCCGTATCTCCCGGTTGCCAAGTGGAGTAAAAATTACCGCGCGCACTGACTGCCACATACTTACCGCTAGGGGAGCGATTGATATTACGAGCCACCCCCACAGCGCCCTCCACCAAACCTTGCCAAGTCTTACCGCCGTCTTTCGTTTCATAAATTGCCCCTAAATTAGTCACCATTTCGGCGGTGGAGGGCGCTAAAGCAATAATATCGTTAGGGGCGCCGGGTAACTTGTCACTAAGGAGAATCCGTTGCCAATTTTCACCGCCATCGGTAGTATGTAAAAGAATCGAAGGCTCACCCGTTACCCAGCCTTCATCACCATAAAAGCTAACACCAGTAAAAGTAATTCTTTCTTTTTCTTGAATGTCGAGGGTTTTTGATTGCCAAGTATCGCCACCGTCTAAAGTTTCAAATAAACTGGCTTTTGTACCCACTAACCAACCATGATTTTTGTCATCTGTAAAAGCCACATCAGCAAAAGTCGCATCAGTATCAAGGGTAATAGTTTCCCAAGGATTTGTCTCCAAAGCAGGGGCATAAGCGCAGCTGACACACAATAAACCAATCATTAGCACCATGCCAATTTGCTTTAAATTTTTTAATAATCGATTCATAATTAATTTTTATACCTGAATAATTTAATTTGTAAAGTAAAAACTAATGAAAAATAAGAAACCGATGACTAAACCGCCAAAAATTAGGAGATTTTTTTGACCGGGAGTCATATTGTTAACGCCAAAACCATATTCTAAATTTTCTGCAAACCCAGAAGGCGCATCCGTTGCACCGATATTGACAAAAGCAGGTTGAGGGGCGCTACACACAGGACAACGCCATGATTTCGGTAAATCAGTAAACTCTGTATTAGGGTTAATATTATTTTGTAAATCACCCTTACTTGGTACATAACGATAGCCACAGGAGCGACATTCATAACTGGCTGGGGCTTGTTCTGCTAAGGTTTTCTCATTTTTTCCTGCTTCACTCATGACTTTATTGGGGTAAATCTTAAAAGTTCTTTAAGAATTATTACATAAAATTGGCTTTAGTCCCGTAAATCATTCCTAACTCCGTAGTTTCTACTCTATCTAAATTAGAAGTTTAAGAATAAATCAGCTCTGCTCTGTTACTTTGTCCTTTTTCTCAAAAAATAGAGGGTTTAGAACCCCATTTGTTTAAACGTGAGCAAATTTAACGGCAATGTCAAATATCTTTTAGTTTACCTTTGCCCTTTGTGTTTTTGAGAAGAATAGTGAATGAAATGACACTTACCATAACCTATGTAGAAAAATTCTACACTATTAACTCTTACTTAAGTAATTATTAAGTGACTAATTAAAGATAATATAAAATTGTTTTTTATGTGAAAATAACTAAGTATAAATACAGCTCTATCCTTTACAAATATATCTTTTCATCTCATTACATGAATTTTTGTAAAACATTGATCCCCAACATATATTTTTGAGTTTTTACCTGTTATCATGTGATTATTAGTACAAAATTAAATTTTTAAAAGCTAAATAATACTCTAAAGTTACAAATAAACTACACGCATTGAAAAAAGAGGAAATAAGCATGGTCATAGGCAACATTGATATTAAAAATTACTACAATTTAGGAGAGAGAGACTTTCCTAAGCAACAGTTAAGGCGTATTGATCTGCGAGGGGCAAAGCTAAGAGGGATTAATTTACAAGGGTCTGATCTTAGTTATGCTGACCTGAGAGATATTGATTTAAGTAACGCTGATTTGCGTAATTGTTATTTTAATGAAGCTAATTTGACGGGCGCTAATTTGACGGGCGCTAACTTGACGGGTGCTTATTTCATCAAAGCCTATCTGATTAAAGCTAATTTGCGTAAAGCAATTGTAAAAGAGGCTTATTTAACCGGTAGTTTTGTGACTCGTGCTGATTTTAGTAAAGCGGATCTCTGTGGCGCATTCCTCAACGGCGCCCACCTCAGTGGTGCCAACTTTAGAAGTGCTGTCTATGATAGTGCCACCCGTTTTGATCGGGGTTTTGAGCCTGAAAAACTAGGCATGGCAATTGTTTCCTCGTTTGAGGGCGCTATGAGCCATAAAGTCACCATTGGGGATGTGATTAGTAATTTGGAAAATATTGCTAGTATTACCAGTCGTTATTTAGGGGGAACTATTACGGCGAAAAACTTTGAACAATCTCGTCCTGAAGTGGAATGGTTACAGGGTTTTACTATGGACAAAAATAGTAAAATTACCTTTTCAGGATCATCAAATCAACAAGCTACAATGATTCAATTAAAATGGTTGGAAAAATGGACTAATTCTTTTGTTAAAAAATGTTCCATAATTGTCCAAGATTTGCCAAATATTATTGAAGACAAACATTTAACTATTCAGTCATTGCTAAAGAAGCAAGTGGTATGAAGTGAAGAACTGTAAAGCAAATGTTGAGAAATATTTAATAATTTAACTCTTAACATCAAAAGATATTAAAGTATAAATAGGTTGATTTGAAATAATTTTTAACTAATAATTAATTTACTTAATTAGGGATATTTTATCTATGACTTTTACACCGATAAAACCAAGTCGAACTGTTGAAAAAATTTCTCAAAATTTATGGAAAAGTAAATATCCAAAAAAACATGATCACTATACCATAGAAGATTTTTTTCATTTTGACCCTGTTAATGGCAGTATCAATGATTGGAATGATTCTCGCAACGTTTTAGTTACGGAAGATTTCATCGTTGGTTTGATTGAAGGTTTGGAAGAAGAAGTTGGACCTGCGTCTAGTGTCGTGATGTATAACATCGGCAAGGCATGGGGAGTTAGAGATGCGGACTTTTTCATGAATTGGTTTCAAAAAGAATATGAGTATGACAAGGATATTCATAAGATGAATCTTCTCTATGTCTTAGAAGCGTGGTGGTGGCCTTTTACTACTCAAGGATGGGGCAACTGGGATGTAGATTTGAGTGAGCAGAAAAACGGTTTTATGTTTGTTAATATTTTCGATTCCGCCGTAGCGCGCACCCTCGGCGATGTGGGTAAGCCTGTGTGTCACATTTACGCTGGATTAATGGCTGGATTTTTCAGTCGTTTTATTAATAAAAAATTAAACTGTATCGAAATTCAGTGTTATTCCATGGGAGAAACTTATTGTAAGTTTTTGTTGGGAAAACAAGATCGCATTGATGCTGCTACCTTCTGGCACAATGAGGGGGCGGGCGCTAGGGATATTGAGAAGAAATTAGTCAATGGGGAATATATGAAGTAATAATACCCTCACCGCAACCCCTCTCCCACAGCAGGGCGTTTTCAAAGTCAGGATCAAAATTGATTTGTTTTTGACAAGAAGACAATATAAGGATGATCCCCCCCAACCCCCCTTAAAAAGGGGGGAGATTCAGGGAGACAGGAGGATTTTTTACTATTAATTGATTTATTAGTAGTTAAAAACCTCTGAATTTCAGATTATTGGCTAGTTTGAGAAACTAACATTTTTGAGAATGAAAACGCCCTGCTCCCACAGGAGAGGAGCGTTAAGGAAAGGAGTTAATAAAAAATCATTACCAATTGTCCATTATTAATTAATACACAGTGGCATTTGTACACTGGAAAACAATGTATCTAATGGGAATCAAGCAATTATCAAAAGGAATTAGTGTCGGTAGATTTTTTGCCCAAGCTAACTGGCAAGGTTTAAAGAAAGCGATGGAAGTGGTTGAGCAGTCAACTACTAATGATGATTTTATTCCTAGTTTGGATCTGACGGTGAAAGATTTTTTTACCCATCATAATTGGCGCGGTGTCAAAAAAATGGCGGTTAATATGCCGGTGACGGGCGCTGTAGAGGAAAATTTCACTTTTTCTTTAAAAGTGTCAGTGAGTGATTTTTTCCAAGCTATGAAATGGGAGGGTACAAAGATAGTTTCCCCTGCTATGGTAGCTCAAAATCCAGTGATGGAAACAAAAAAAAGAATTTCTCAACCGAAACAAGAGTTAAATCTTGGTGATTTATCGGATTTATTTTAAGTAAGGAGAATAATCTATGTATCCAGAATTACAAGCATTAATTCACCAGGCAGAATATAGTTATCTGCAAAGTGAAAATTTAGAGAGTTTATCAGCGCACGTCACCGGTTTACAGGCTAAATTGAAAGTCTATAAGTTAATTAGAGATAAGGAGATCGACATATTTCAACCCGTAGCCGATAAATTGTTAGAAAAAATGTCGGGAGTGGCGCAAAAAGACTTAGAAACTTCTCTACAACATTGGTTATTAATCATGCGCTACGCTTCTATGGCAATGTTACTCAATAATCCTGAGTTTTTAGAGCGTCGCTTATTGGAATGGTTGACGGATATTGTCACGGTGCGTCAATCGAGGGAAATTGATCAAGCGGTTTATGATTCTTTATTGGCACAGTTAGCTAAAGTATTACCAGCGCCCTCCGGACTAGAATACATCAAACCGTTTTTAAGCCAAGCTAAAAATTATTTAATTAACGATCAAGTAACCGTATAAGAGGAAGTGAGTATGATTTCTATTGCGGATTTAATCGCCAAGCAACCCATTAAGGGTAATTATTTTGCCCCCGATGCCTATGTACAAGGTGATTTTGAGTTAGGCTTGTTGGAAACCAGACAAGGTTCTCGTTTAATCGCTTTACCTGAAGTCTTTTTACAGGGAATGTATGAGGGATTGGAGGAGGAAATCGGTCAAGCCTCTGGGGTTGTATTATACAACTGCGGGCGCTGGTGGGGTAAAAACTTTTACCGCCGTTTTGTGCTGGAAATTAGTGAATACTACGAAAAGGCTTTGGCTGATATGGAGATGATTGAGTTTATCAGTTCTCTAAAACAATGCTGGAAAACCCATGGCTGGGGAGTGGCTGATTTTGATTTTGACTATTATTCTCAGGGTTTTATTGTGGTAAGAAGTGTTAATTCACCTTTTGCTATGGCGGCACCCCCAAATCAGCGTTTTTCTTGTCAAACGGAAGCAGGGGTTTTAGCTTCTTTCTTCTCTCAGTTAACTGGGGAGGAGTTGGGGTGTCTGCAAACTAGCTGTGAGTCGATGGGCGCTGAAGCTAATCATTTTGTTATCGGTTTGGAAGACAGAATCAAACAAGGTAAACAGTGGTTAGAAGATGGTGATGATCACTTAACTATTATGGAGCGTTTTTGTCGTAATACTGCTGGTTAATTACTCCCCTCTCCTGTGGGAGAGGAGTTGGGGGTGAGGGCTTTTATCCCCCCTTAGGAAGCAGGGCGTTTTCAAAGTCAGGATCAAAATTGATTTGTTTTTGATAAGAAGACAATATAAGGATGATCCCCCCCAACCCCCCTTAAAAAGGGGGGAGATTCAGGGAGACAGGAGGATTTTTTACTATTAATTGATTTATTAGTAGTTAAAAACCTCTGAATTTCAGACTATTGGCTAGTTTGAGAAACTAACATTTTTTAGAATGAAAACGCCCCCCTTAGGAAGCGGGGAGATTTAATCGAATGATCCCTTGATTTTTGGTTCATGTTATTAACAAAGCAGAGAATTTTTTGAGGTATAAGCAGTGGCAAAAACAATTAAACTTGATCCCCTCGGTATGGAAACAGCAATTAAAACCAATGATAATTTATTATCGGGATTGCTGAAAAATGATCTTAACGTACTTCAAGAGTGTGGCGGTAGGGGGATGTGTTCCACCTGTCACGTTTACATTAAGGAAGGGATGGAAAGTTTATCGCCTCTCAACCGCCGAGAAAAGCGCACGTTGGAAGTTATTACCACTTGTAAAATGAATTCTCGTCTTGCTTGTCAAGCGCGGGTAATTGGGGAAGGGGTAGTTATCGAGTTGCCTTCGGGGATGTATCTTTCGCAAATTGACGATATTGATGCTTTGATTGGGCGCAGGGCGCAGAATAATATCTTACATCCCATTTCTGGCAAAATTCTTGTGGAAGAAGGCAAGTTGATTACTCGGTCGATGATTAGTCAATTACAGGATACAAAAGGGGAAGTTAATCAGTATCTCGCCCAAACTGAAGACGCTATTTAGGGCTTGATACCTTTTTGATTGTTGGGTTTCGTTATCTCAACCCAACCTACTTCATCTTTCTCCCCTCGCCCTTTGGGAGAGGGGGTGGGGTGAGGGATTTTAACCCCCTTGAGAAGCAGGGTGTTTTCAAAGTCAGGATCAAAATTGATTTGTTTTTGACAAGAAGACAATATAAGGATGATCCCCCCCAACCCCCCTTAAAAAGGGGGGAGATTCAGGGAGACAGGAGGATTTTTTACTATTAATTGATTTATTAGTAGTTAAAAACCTCTGAATTTCAGATTATTGGCTAGTTTGAGAAACTAACATTTTTGAGAATGAAAACGCCCTGCTTGAGAAGGGAGGAGATAAAGTGAAAAATACTAATACAACAGGAGTTTACAATCATGTTAAAACAATTTGCTGAGTTAACTTTAGAGGCTGACGGGCGCTATGCTCAAGATTATGAGTTAACTTTTTTGGAAGATTATTTCAAAACTCAAGAGTTGCGCCAGAGTGCATACATCAAAATTAGAG contains:
- a CDS encoding photosynthesis system II assembly factor Ycf48, encoding MNRLLKNLKQIGMVLMIGLLCVSCAYAPALETNPWETITLDTDATFADVAFTDDKNHGWLVGTKASLFETLDGGDTWQSKTLDIQEKERITFTGVSFYGDEGWVTGEPSILLHTTDGGENWQRILLSDKLPGAPNDIIALAPSTAEMVTNLGAIYETKDGGKTWQGLVEGAVGVARNINRSPSGKYVAVSARGNFYSTWQPGDTEWTPHQRNSSRRLQNMGFLDDDRLWLIARGGQIQLSKSNDFENWQEPINPEFSTSWGFLDMAKGAGNQLWLAGGSGNLLVSEDNGLTWLKDRDIETVASNLYKVVFSGEDQGFVLGQRGILLKYNPSKNTTVIEEETT
- a CDS encoding cation:proton antiporter, coding for MEESFTLTLQIIITVCAGISSQVFGEYFKIPSIVFLLIFGVILGRDMLGILQPELLGVGLEVLVALAVAIILFEGGLNLELRQLDKVSGSLRNLVTIGTLITFLCGGVAAHFLAEFPWEIAFLYASLVVVTGPTVVAPLLKQVAVDKRVATILEGEGVLIDPVGAILAVVVLDTIINSSADPLDIITRLVFRLGIGALIGGLSGYFLGYFQKNANFVPEELKNLVVLAGVWGTFGLSQMILSESGLMATVIAGIVVRASGIPEERLLLRFKGQLTVLCVSVLFILLAADLSIDSIFALGGGSVLTVLALMFIVRPLSVIICTWNSGLNSRQKLFIAWIAPRGIVSASVASLFSILLTQNGINGGQSIKGLVFLTIMMTVFAQGLTAGRVAKWLRITSAQATGAVIIGCNPIGRLLGRIYQSQGESVVLIDTDTEACNRAKQDNLPVFESSGLDPDVMEKAGITSVGTLVALTNNGDVNLMIAQRAIEEFSPPKVLAVFPNEKKENNIKANKQKIAQPFINDIQIKTWNQYINDGLFRLGKTVIRGEGEAIDFQQIHLQALITGGELLPLLVKRKDKLEIVQSTEEWKLGDEIIYLLHDPRPQLLKRLSGVSASPRLTLEKLPKVEEIPLSVNVK
- a CDS encoding pentapeptide repeat-containing protein; its protein translation is MEEKKKKPLLPRIFSKFQRTLSSFLSAIALAVTGSVHIPEIAIGPIVGALITSTTTLILGALTISNIFSEQFLYRPLQIQDNNAQYNLELESYRHNILSNYLNQITQLTLNYSSWQLQQDFNLLRADTQATLAELNGERKRYMIIFLKDTHLISFNQSQVSNNLLKNANLQEAKLDNLDLSYSNFFQADLTKANLNKTNFKKSNFQEANLSEATLINANLAGAILKETDLTKTNLTNACYDLFTKFPIDFDPEKAKMREIKPFTECKFITVSKN
- a CDS encoding DUF2854 domain-containing protein; its protein translation is MLRKIPLALVGLIVGPILTSVGFYAYFVGNSTLNLAGFFYGIPLLLGGLALKASELKPIPFAQPTTPEVLKLRESQATYTQNQLRKDVTRYRYGQEVHLDYALQKLGFSTTDELRPILTTIQEVELDGHYTLILQFESPLTRFDIWQEKLDKITKFFGPDIEAKIVDHDNGMIDLVLISTVLQEQN
- a CDS encoding site-specific DNA-methyltransferase, which translates into the protein MQKSILNNDYEIKNCYDSNSDLILYHGDNKDFLSTIPDKSLSLIITSPPYNMGKEYEKNLSIEEYLVNQSSIIKEFYRILKDDGHICWQVGNYVKDGEVYPLDIYYYPIFKNFNFRLRNRIIWHFGHGLHASKRFSGRYETILWFSKTDNYYYNLDAVRVPAKYPGKRHYKGEKKGQISGNPQGKNPSDYWEIVLQDWEKEIWEIPNVKSNHPEKTIHPCQYPIELVERCVLALTKENDRVFDPFAGVGSSIIASIKHKRKAIGCEQKLEYINVTIDRINKYYNNDLKIRPLGKIIHKPTGKEKVSQIPPEWQEEKSIYQQLNLLNQQEKN
- a CDS encoding rubredoxin, whose translation is MSEAGKNEKTLAEQAPASYECRSCGYRYVPSKGDLQNNINPNTEFTDLPKSWRCPVCSAPQPAFVNIGATDAPSGFAENLEYGFGVNNMTPGQKNLLIFGGLVIGFLFFISFYFTN
- a CDS encoding nucleoside recognition protein; the protein is MLNYVWFAMIAVSVVVGALTGKIDAVTEAAISSAELGVELAIGLIGIMALWLGIMKIAEVAGLIDIVAKVVRPITIWLFPEIPPDHPAVSAMVLNMSANVLGLGNAATPLGLKAMQELQKLNPNPDTATNAMATFLAINTSSVQLILPATVVALMGAEASDIFIPTILATSCSTIAGVVAVKFLSKLSYFQINETDSDSDE